In Terriglobus aquaticus, the genomic window GTTCTTCAGTTTGCCGACTTGGATCAGGTCAAGCGCGAAGCCCGCTTCGGGGATGAGCTTTGTCTCGATGCCGCGCGCCGTGCCAATGTAGCGCACCTCGGCTCCGTGACGGTCGCGCAGCTCGCGCCCAATAGCAAGCGCGGGAATGACATGGCCGCCCGTGCCACCACCGGCGATCAAAACGCGCATGGGCTAATCGATCTCGCGCGTGATGTTGAGCAGGACACCCATGCTGGCGAGCGTGATGAAGACGGCTGTACCGCCGGACGAGATAAACGGAAGCGGGATTCCCTTGGTGGGGACCAGCGCCAGGACGACCGAGATGTTGAAGAACGCCTGGATCAGGATCATGGTCGTGAGACCGAAGGCAAGGAAGCGTGCGAACGGGTCGGTCGAGAGGATCGCCGCGCGCAGGCCGCGGTAGCCAAAGAAGCAGAACAGGCCGACGAGAGCCAGGGCGCCGAGAATCCCGAGCTCTTCGCAGATGGTGGCGTAGATGAAGTCGGTGTGCGGCTCGGGGATATAGAAGAGCTTCTGCCGGCCTTCCATCAGGCCGAGGCCGTGGAAGCCGCCGGTGCCCACCGCGATGAGGGATTGCAGGATGTGGAAGCCGGTGCCGCGCGGGTCGGCCTCCGGGTTCCAGAAGGCGAGCATGCGGGCGCGGCGCCACGCCACGTGAAACAGCATCCAGTAGAGAATGAAGCCGCCCGGGATCGCGGCGTAGAAGAAGTATTTGAAGTCCGCTCCGGCCAGGTAGAGCATGAGCGCGGTCACGCCGACGCAGACCATGCTGGTGCCGAGGTCGGGCTCCTTCAGAATGAGCGCGACGAGTAGCAGCGGCGGTGCGGCCGCACGCAGAATGGTGTGCTTCCAGTCGTCCATCTGGTGGATGCGCGTCTGCAGAAAGTAGCTGAGGAAGAGGACGATGATGGGCTTCGACAGCTCGGACGGTTGCATGGTCAGGCCGGCGACGCGGACCCAGCGATGCGCTCCGTTGACCGCGCCCATGAAGAAGACCATGAGCAGCAGGAGCATGTTGATCGCGACCGCGGGGAAGATGATGCGCGGGTTGTTGTACTTGCGGTAGTCCACCTTCATGAGCACAAACAGGGCAACGATGCCCAGCACGGCCCAGACCGCCTGGTTCATGGCAAAGGTGTAGGGCGTACCGTACTGCGCCTTGGCCAGCATGGCCGACGCGGAGAAGACCATGACCAGCCCGAACAGCACCAGCGTGAGCACGGTGCCAAAGAGCCATTTATCGACGCCAACGCGCTTTGCCATCGGGAAGGGAACCTGTGGCTAGGGTAAGGCGGATGTGTGGGGAAAAGAACAAAGGCGTACCTGTCTCGGTACGCCTTTGCGTTTGAAGAATGCAGATTGAGCTAATTGAAGTTGCGCTTGCGATTGCGGCTTTGCCACTCCGCGTTTTCTCGCTCGCGGTCGCGGACCTCTTCCCCGAAGTTCTGCGCCTTATCTTTGCGGGATTGGCGCTCGGCAGCGGAGAAGTTACGCTCTTCGCTCCGGCTCAGGCGTTTGTGGGCGGTCATGCCTTCCAGCAGAAACTCGGCGGCGGAGACGAGCGATTCGGCGTTGGCCCGCTTTTCCAGGCCAAGCGGCTTCAACTTTTCGAAGAGACCCTGAATGCCCTGTAGCTCTTTCAGCGAGTCCTCGGCCGCGGTTGCGTCGGAGAGTTGGACCGTGCCGCCCAGGTTGAACCACTGCTCAATCTGCTGAGTGTTGGTGTCGGCGAAGTAGCCGTCGAAGGTGCGGGCGACCGCGGTACGGATGATGTCGCGGACGACGGTGTCGGCTCCGCGCATCTCGCCTTCGTACTCCAGCTCGATCTTGCCGGTGATGCCTGGCAGGGCGGTGTAGATGTCGCCGATGCGAGGAACAGCAACGGTCTCGTTGTGCACCAACGCGCGGCGCTCGGCGTTGGAGATGACCAGTTCCATCACCGAGATGGGCAGGCGCTGCGAGACGCCGGAGCGTTTGTCGACGCGCTTGTCTTCGCGCGCGACGAAGGCGATCTGCTCGACCACCTCGCGGACGTAGCGGGGGATGTGGATGTCGAGAGCCGCGCGCGTGGACCAGGCCTCCTGCTCGGTGACCGCGATGGCCTGCTCGAGCGAGTCGAGGTAGTGCGTGCGGATTTCAGAGCCGATGCGGTCCTTCAGCGGGGTGACGATCTTGCCGCGTGCGGTGTAGTCCTCGGGATTGGCCGAGAAGGTGAGCGCAACGTCGAGCTGCAGGCGGACGGGGTAGCCTTTGATCTGCACGTCGCCCTCCTGCATGATGTTGAACAGCGCCACCTGGATCTTGCCTGCGAGGTCGGGCACTTCGTTCACCGCGAAGATGCCGCGATTAGCGCGCGGCAGCAGGCCGTAGTGCATGGTGAGTTCGCTGGAGAGCTGCTCGCCCGAACGCGCGGCCTTGATGGGATCGACATCACCGATAAGGTCGGCAACTGTGACGTCGGGTGTTGCGAGCTTTTCGACGAAGCGTTCGTCGGGCGTGAGCCAGGCGATCGGTGTCGCGTCGCCATGCTCGGCGATGAGCAGCTTGGACGATTGCGCCAGCGGCCTGTACGGGTTGTCGCGGATCTCCGAACCGGCGATGTACGGGACGATGGGATCGAGCAGCGTGGTCAGGCCGCGCAGGATGCGGCTCTTTGCCTGACCGCGCAGGCCGAGCAGAATGAAGTTCTGGCGAGAAAGGACGGCATTGACGATCTGCGGAACGACCGTGTCTTCGTATCCGACGATGCCGGGAAAGATGGTCTCGCCGGCGCGTACCTTGCTGATCAGGTTGTCTCGCAGTTCGTCTTTGACCGAGCGGGAGACGCGGGCCTCGGTCCACTCGCTCTGGCGAAGTTCCCCTAGTGTTTGCGGCAGGTGTTCCGGGAGCGATGGATTCGGCTTCATGTGGTGTTGAGTATACGAGCGCGCCGCGGGATTGTGAGCCGTCGCAACGTGCCATGCGGACTTGGAGGGTTCCGCGCTTTACGCGACGCGCGTCTGCCCGAAGATTTCTTCAGCACAGTTACAAGGTGCGCCCAGAGCGCATAGCGTGACGCAGTTGAACGCAATGGATGGTGAAGGCCTAGTAGCCGAGATCGAGTTCATCCAGCAGGGCCTGCATTTCGGATGCGGCGTGCTGGTTGCCGGTGCGGCGCGCTGCGGCCAGCCCATCGGAGAGGCGCTGCTTCGCTTCGTCGGTGCGGTGCAGCTTAGCCAGGGTCTGGCCTGACATTTGATACGCGGGCACGTAATCGGGATTGTGCTGGATGGTGGTGTTGAACTCGGCCAGAGCCGCGTCCTGATTGCCGTCGGACAGGTGGGCCATGGCGAGGCCATACCGGGCGAAGCTATCGGTTGGGTTTTGCTGCAGGATCTCGGTGAGCATGGCGATCTTGTCCATGCAGCACATGGTACTTGGGCACGGCTCGGGACGTAGACTGGAAGGGATGAGCGAGCAGCAGAAGGCGCAAGAGCTTCGCGCCACGGTGGCAGAGTCGCAGGCGGAGCGGAGCGAGATCATTTTCCCGGGCGACACGAACTCGCTGGGCAATCTGTTTGGCGGCAAGCTGATGCAGTTTGTGGACTTGGTGGGCGCGGTGGCTGCGTACCGCCACGCCCGCGCCATCCTGGTGGTAACGGCCAGCATGGACCACCTGGACTTTGTCGCCCCGGTACACGTGGGCGACCTGCTGATCCTGAAGGCGAGCGTGAACCGTGCCTTTCGCACCAGCATGGAAGTTGGCGTGAAGGCGATGGTCGAAGATCCGAAGACCCGCGCGCTGCGGCACGTCTGTTCGGCGTACGTTACTTACGTTGCGGTGGATCAGAGTGGGCAGCCCGTGCCGGTGCCGCCGATTGTGCCGGAAACGGAGCATCAGAAGCGGCGCTACCAGGATGCCCAGCGCCGGCGCGACGGACGGTCCGACGAGGTCGCGCGCAAGCGAGAGATTCGCAAGACGCTGACGATGGACTGGCACATCTAACAGCAGCGAGTCAGCAGAGAAAGAGAAGTAGAGCAGCGTGAGGCAGCCGCTGAACGGAGGAGTTTCGATGGGACACATGGGACACGGTGCGCCGCAGGGTGGCCAGCAGCAGGGTCCACAGGCGCTGCCCGGCATTGAACATGTTGTTGCGATTGGCAGCGGCAAAGGCGGCGTGGGCAAAACCACGATGAGCGTGAACCTGGCGATTGCGCTGGCCAAGCTTGGCAAGCGCGTGGGCCTGGTGGATGCTGACATCTATGGCCCGAACGTGCCGACCATGATGGGCCAAACGCGGCAGCCGTCCATTGTGGGCGACAACCGGATCGTGCCGCTGGAGAGCTTCGGCGTGAAGTTCATGTCGGTCGGGCTGATCTCTCCCGGCGACAAGCCGCTGGTGATGCGTGGGCCGATGCTGCACCAGATCATCCGCCAGTTCTTGCAGCAGGTAGAGTGGGGCGAGCTGGACTACCTCTTGATCGACCTGCCGCCGGGAACAGGCGACGTGGTGATCTCGCTGGTGCAGACGGTCCCGCTGACCGGGGCCGTGGTGGTGAGTACCGGCTCTGCGGTGGCGCTGCAAGATGCGCGCAAAGCGCTCGAAATGTTCCATCAGGTGAACGTCGAGGTGCTGGGGCTGGTCGAGAACATGTCGCAGATGCGCCTGCCTGATGGCACCGTGCTGGACGTGTTTGGAGCCGGCGGCACGGTGGCGACTGCGCGGCAGTACAACCTGGAGTTTCTGGGATCCGTCGATCTCGACCCGTCGATCCGCGAGGGCGGGGACCGAGGCATGCCTGCGGCCCTGGGCGGAGAAGACGATGCCCGGGGAGCAGCATACTTTCAGGTTGCGCGGGCTGTGATGGACCGCGTGGACGAGGTTTCGGAAGAGCAGGGCGGCGTTTTCGAAGTCCTCTAGGCACGGAATGCGTTCGGAGCGAGGCGGGGTGGGACGAGCTTCGTTCCGGGGCTTGCGACCGATGTGTCGGATTGGCATCTGAAACCTGAGTGCTGTTGCCTCACATTTCTGGCGTGAGCGAGATAAACTAGACGGGATGGCAGCTTCCTTTCAGGACGATGCGGCGCTTTCGCAGCGGCAGCGGGCGATTCTGACCGCGATCGTGGAGCAGTACGTTCAGAGCGGCGAGCCAGTGGCATCGCAGGGGCTGGCGGCGGCGAACGGCCTCAGCTCGGCGACGATCCGCAACGTCATGGCGGAGTTGGTGGACGCCGGGTACCTGGAGCAGCCACACACCTCGGCTGGCCGGGTGCCGACCGCGCGGGCGTTTCGGCTGCACGTGGAGCAGTTGCGAGGTGGCAACCGGATTGCGCCGGCAATGCTTGCTGCACAGTCGCGGAGCACGATCGAGGCTCGATTGCAGGGCATGAGCGGCGAGGCCTTTCTGGAGCGGACGTCGCAGGTGCTGGCGGGCCTGTCTCGGGGTGTGGGCGTGGCCATGGCGACCCTGCAGCGCAACGATCCCATGGAGCATGTGCACTTCCAACGGCTGGCGACGCGGAGAGTGCTGGCCGTGGTGGTTACGCGGTCAGGAATGGTGCGGGATCGCGTGCTTACGCTGGAGCAGGATCTGCAGGGCAAGGATCTTGAAGCTGCGGCGCGCTATCTGAATGAACAGTTCCGCGGCTGGACCGTGGAAGCGATTCGTGCGGAGATTGCGCGGCGTGCTGCAACGGAGCGCGACGCGTACCAGCGGATGCGTGCCGCGGCCGAAGAGCTGTGGACCGCGACGGTGAAGGATGCTGCGCCGGCGCACACGGTGTTTGTGGAAGGCGTGAGCAATCTGCTGGCGGAATCGGTGGACCGCGGCCGTCTGCGCGAGATGCTGGCTGCGCTGGAGGCCAAGGAGCGCGTGATGACGTTGTTGCACGCGTACCTGGGCGTAGAGCATGCGCGCGCGATTGCCAGCGATTCGGTTCGCGTGGTGTTTGACATGGAGGCACATGCGCCGGAGATGCAGGGGCTGGTGCTGGTAGCGGCGCCCGCGCTGAGTGCCGGTGCCCAGATGGGCGCGGTGGGAGTGATCGGCCCGCAGCGCATGGACTACGAAGCAACGATCAATGCAGTGCAGTACGTGGCGCAGTTGTTTGCGGAAACGCAACAGCCGATGTAGGTGCGGACCCGGCAGCAAGACCGCGTGATTGCGGCGGGCGCCCGCGATGGTCTCGAGGTTCGAGTACTCCCGAGTCGGTTGGTCACAAAGGCGGGTAGTGGTTTGAAGATTCAGGATCGTTACAGAAGGTGGATGGGCATGAACGAAGTGAATGAGCCGGTGATTGCGGCAGACGAAGAACTGCAGGGTGCGGTGGAGGGCGAGGCGATGGACGCGGGTTCCGCGGCCGAGGCGCCTACCGTCACAGAGGCTGAGTATGAACAGGTAAAGCGCGAACGCGACCAGTTGCTGGACCGCATCGCCCGGTTGCAGGCCGAGTTCGAGAACGCGCGCCGGCGCGAGGCGAAGGAGCGCATGGAGTTCCGCGACTACGCCCTGGGGCAGGCCGCCGAAGGCTTGCTGCCGGTGCTGGACAATTTTGATTTGGCGCTGAAGTCGAACGGATCGCCCGAGCAGTTCCGCGCGGGCGTGGACCTGATCGCGAAGCAGTTGGATGAAGCGGTGCGCGGGCTGGGTCTGACTCATGTTGAGACCGTGGGTACCCAGTTCGATCCGCACGTGCATGAAGCGCTGGGCCAGGTAGAGACGGCCGAGTTTCCGGATGGTGCGGTTGTTCAGGAAATTCGCCGTGGGTACAAGGTGAAGGATCGTCTCTTGCGTCCTGCGCTGGTGCAGGTAGCACGTAATTCGCAGCAGCGAGAAGCGTAAGGAGCAGACTTTGGCGGGAGCAACGATGAAGGCGGATTACTACGAGGTGCTTTCGGTCACCCGGACCGCGTCAGACAGCGAGATCAAGACGGCATATCGCAAGCTGGCGATGCAGTACCATCCGGATCGCAACCCTGGCGATCACACGGCGGAAGAGAAGTTCAAGGAGTGCTCCGAGGCCTACGCCGTGTTGAGCGATCCGCAGAAACGTGCGGCGTATGACCGCTACGGTCACGCGGGTGTTGGCGGGCCGGCCAGCGGCGGAGCGGGCGGAGGATTTCCCGGCGGCTTCGGTGGTTTCAGTGGCAATCCGCAGGACCTGGGCGACATCTTTGGCGACATCTTTGGCGAGATGTTCAACATGGGTGGCGCTGGTGGCCGGCGTCAGTCGCGCCAACAGCGCGGCCGCGATCTTCGCTACGACATGACGCTCGAGTTTGAGGAGTCTGTGTTTGGCATGGAGCGCGAGATCAAGGTGAAGCGCGCGGAAGCCTGCACCGACTGCCGCGGAACGGGCTCGGCGAATGGCAAACAGCCGCAGACGTGTTCGCAGTGCCGCGGCGCCGGCCAGGTGCGTTTTCAGCAGGGCTTCTTCAGTGTTGCGAAGACCTGCCCCAAGTGCGAGGGCAGCGGTGTGCAGATCACTGATCCTTGCCCGGTGTGCCGCGGCGAGTCGCGAGTGCAGCGCGAGCACACACTGAACGTGAAGGTGCCCGCAGGCGTCGAGGACGGAACACGCATTCGCTACCAGGGCGAGGGCGAGGCCGGCAAGTTTGAAGGCCCGGCTGGCGACCTCTACGTGGTGCTTGCGGTGAAGCCGCACAAGGTGTTCACGCGGGATGGCGATGATCTGCACTGCGTTGTGCCGATCAGCTACACGCAGGCGGCGCTGGGTGACGAGCTGGAGATTGCCACGCTGGAAGGCCCAGCGGTGCTGAAGGTGCCGGACGGAACGCAGAGCGGGAAGACGTTTAAGCTGCGCGGAAAAGGTGTGCCACACCTGAATTCGAATGGTAAGGGCGACCTGGTGGTGGAGGTTCGCGTGCAGACGCCGACCAAGCTGAACAAGCAGCAGAGAGATCTGCTACGGCAGTTGGGCGAGCTCAGTTCGGTCGAGAACACTCCGCAGTCGCACGGCATTATGGACCGTGTGAAGGAGATGTTCAGCTAGGTCGGCGAGTCAGCGAGTCGGCGAGTGCGGGATGCTCGTTTGCTCGCTGATTTTGCTTGCGCTGTTTTGTGGCTGGGCCTAGCGGCCTCTGCCGTATTGCGACGGCCGGATAATGTGGAATCGCGGGTCGCGCAGGATGAGCGCAACCCAGACGACCACTGCAAACAGCACGGGAACGGGCCAGTTGGACTGGCCCGCACGTGCGTGGGTCGCCACGGCGCCTCCGAAGAAACTTGTGAACAGAATTGCCCCGAGCGCGGCGGTGCGCGGGATCAGGAAGAAGACGACGCAGAGAATCTCCGCGATGCCCATGGCGGTGACGGCGCTCGCCGGAAAACCCATCTTCGCCGCGCCATCGACGACGAACTTTGCTCCGCGCAGAGCGTTGATGCCTCCGCTGCCGATGAAGACCGCGATGAGTGCGCTAAGAATCCAGCCAGTCAGGCGGGCTGCCTTGCTGGGCCGATTGGGGTGAACTGCTTCGCTAACGGACATGCTCGCTCCTGCCGCTCAGGTGAGGTGCGCACCCGTGATCGCCAGAGCCGCTATCGCCGCGGTCTCGGCTCGAAGGATGCGCGGCCCCAACGTTACATGCTGCCAGCCTTCGTCGGAGAACTTTTTCATCTCGTCCGCGGTCCATCCGCCCTCCGGGCCAATGGCGAGAGCGATCGCCTGTTCTGCGTCGGAGGTCGCCAGCGCATTTCGTAGCGTGTTCTGTTCTTCGGTTTCTGCCAGGAGAATGCGACGCGCAGCGTCAACCGTGGCTAAGGCTGCGGCGAGTGGCTGGGCATCGTCGATGCGAGGCACGTCGGAGCGGCGAGACTGCTGCGCTGCCTCGTGTGCGATGCGGCGCCAGCGTTCCACGCGTTTTGCCGACGCCTGCGCCAGGTGCTTCTCGGTCCGGCGCGCGAGGACGGGCGTGATGCGCGAGACGCCGAGCTCCGTCGCCTTTTCGATCGCCCATTCGAGGTGATCGAACTTGAAGACAGCGATCAGCAAGTGAATGGGAAGAGCGTTGTCGACTTCGCGCTCTTCGTGCAGAGCGAACGTGACCTGATCGTCGCGAACCGCGGTCACCTCGGCGCGATGCAGAAATCCGCCGGCGACCACGTCGAAGATCTGCCCGGGCTGAGCACGCAACACGCGCGCGAGGTGCGCTGCCTGGTCGCCCGTGAGAGCGGCGGAGGTGCGTTCGTCATTCCAGGTGTCAGCGATCCAACGGCGGCGAGTCATGCAGTTGAGTTTGGCAGTGCCGTGGTGGGACGAGCAAGTGTTCACCGGCTGAGCGGGTGATGGAGGAAAGCAAGAAGGGGAAGCGCTGAGCGCTTCCCCTTGTGAGACTTGCTTTGCCTTGCGTCGCGGTCTTTGCCACCGCTTCGCATTGTGTCCGTCTACTCTCCCTGACTGAGTACGGCGCGTTGCTAAGAGCAACTATCGAATGTATAGAGATGTGCGCGGCGAGTGTCAACAAAAAAGTTGACTACTCGCGTGCAAAACGTGTCCGCAACGTGAGTCGCGAAGAGTGATCAAGTCGATTGCCGCGCTCAGCATTCGATGACGTTCAGCGCGAGACCGGCGAGCGAGGTTTCCTTGTATCGCGATTGCATGTCGAGACCGGTCTGATACATGGTGCGAATCACTTGATCGAGCGAGACCTTGTGGTCGTCCGCCTCGTGCATCGCCATGCGCGTTGCGTTCACCGCCTTTACCGCACCCATTGCGTTGCGCTCGATGCACGGGATCTGCACGAGGCCACCGATGGGATCGCACGTCATGCCCAGGTTGTGCTCCATTGCG contains:
- the ftsW gene encoding putative lipid II flippase FtsW, which encodes MAKRVGVDKWLFGTVLTLVLFGLVMVFSASAMLAKAQYGTPYTFAMNQAVWAVLGIVALFVLMKVDYRKYNNPRIIFPAVAINMLLLLMVFFMGAVNGAHRWVRVAGLTMQPSELSKPIIVLFLSYFLQTRIHQMDDWKHTILRAAAPPLLLVALILKEPDLGTSMVCVGVTALMLYLAGADFKYFFYAAIPGGFILYWMLFHVAWRRARMLAFWNPEADPRGTGFHILQSLIAVGTGGFHGLGLMEGRQKLFYIPEPHTDFIYATICEELGILGALALVGLFCFFGYRGLRAAILSTDPFARFLAFGLTTMILIQAFFNISVVLALVPTKGIPLPFISSGGTAVFITLASMGVLLNITREID
- a CDS encoding magnesium chelatase, coding for MKPNPSLPEHLPQTLGELRQSEWTEARVSRSVKDELRDNLISKVRAGETIFPGIVGYEDTVVPQIVNAVLSRQNFILLGLRGQAKSRILRGLTTLLDPIVPYIAGSEIRDNPYRPLAQSSKLLIAEHGDATPIAWLTPDERFVEKLATPDVTVADLIGDVDPIKAARSGEQLSSELTMHYGLLPRANRGIFAVNEVPDLAGKIQVALFNIMQEGDVQIKGYPVRLQLDVALTFSANPEDYTARGKIVTPLKDRIGSEIRTHYLDSLEQAIAVTEQEAWSTRAALDIHIPRYVREVVEQIAFVAREDKRVDKRSGVSQRLPISVMELVISNAERRALVHNETVAVPRIGDIYTALPGITGKIELEYEGEMRGADTVVRDIIRTAVARTFDGYFADTNTQQIEQWFNLGGTVQLSDATAAEDSLKELQGIQGLFEKLKPLGLEKRANAESLVSAAEFLLEGMTAHKRLSRSEERNFSAAERQSRKDKAQNFGEEVRDRERENAEWQSRNRKRNFN
- the hrcA gene encoding heat-inducible transcriptional repressor HrcA, which gives rise to MAASFQDDAALSQRQRAILTAIVEQYVQSGEPVASQGLAAANGLSSATIRNVMAELVDAGYLEQPHTSAGRVPTARAFRLHVEQLRGGNRIAPAMLAAQSRSTIEARLQGMSGEAFLERTSQVLAGLSRGVGVAMATLQRNDPMEHVHFQRLATRRVLAVVVTRSGMVRDRVLTLEQDLQGKDLEAAARYLNEQFRGWTVEAIRAEIARRAATERDAYQRMRAAAEELWTATVKDAAPAHTVFVEGVSNLLAESVDRGRLREMLAALEAKERVMTLLHAYLGVEHARAIASDSVRVVFDMEAHAPEMQGLVLVAAPALSAGAQMGAVGVIGPQRMDYEATINAVQYVAQLFAETQQPM
- a CDS encoding DoxX family protein: MSVSEAVHPNRPSKAARLTGWILSALIAVFIGSGGINALRGAKFVVDGAAKMGFPASAVTAMGIAEILCVVFFLIPRTAALGAILFTSFFGGAVATHARAGQSNWPVPVLFAVVVWVALILRDPRFHIIRPSQYGRGR
- a CDS encoding acyl-CoA thioesterase, translating into MSEQQKAQELRATVAESQAERSEIIFPGDTNSLGNLFGGKLMQFVDLVGAVAAYRHARAILVVTASMDHLDFVAPVHVGDLLILKASVNRAFRTSMEVGVKAMVEDPKTRALRHVCSAYVTYVAVDQSGQPVPVPPIVPETEHQKRRYQDAQRRRDGRSDEVARKREIRKTLTMDWHI
- a CDS encoding tetratricopeptide repeat protein — protein: MDKIAMLTEILQQNPTDSFARYGLAMAHLSDGNQDAALAEFNTTIQHNPDYVPAYQMSGQTLAKLHRTDEAKQRLSDGLAAARRTGNQHAASEMQALLDELDLGY
- a CDS encoding Mrp/NBP35 family ATP-binding protein; its protein translation is MGHMGHGAPQGGQQQGPQALPGIEHVVAIGSGKGGVGKTTMSVNLAIALAKLGKRVGLVDADIYGPNVPTMMGQTRQPSIVGDNRIVPLESFGVKFMSVGLISPGDKPLVMRGPMLHQIIRQFLQQVEWGELDYLLIDLPPGTGDVVISLVQTVPLTGAVVVSTGSAVALQDARKALEMFHQVNVEVLGLVENMSQMRLPDGTVLDVFGAGGTVATARQYNLEFLGSVDLDPSIREGGDRGMPAALGGEDDARGAAYFQVARAVMDRVDEVSEEQGGVFEVL
- the dnaJ gene encoding molecular chaperone DnaJ, with the translated sequence MAGATMKADYYEVLSVTRTASDSEIKTAYRKLAMQYHPDRNPGDHTAEEKFKECSEAYAVLSDPQKRAAYDRYGHAGVGGPASGGAGGGFPGGFGGFSGNPQDLGDIFGDIFGEMFNMGGAGGRRQSRQQRGRDLRYDMTLEFEESVFGMEREIKVKRAEACTDCRGTGSANGKQPQTCSQCRGAGQVRFQQGFFSVAKTCPKCEGSGVQITDPCPVCRGESRVQREHTLNVKVPAGVEDGTRIRYQGEGEAGKFEGPAGDLYVVLAVKPHKVFTRDGDDLHCVVPISYTQAALGDELEIATLEGPAVLKVPDGTQSGKTFKLRGKGVPHLNSNGKGDLVVEVRVQTPTKLNKQQRDLLRQLGELSSVENTPQSHGIMDRVKEMFS
- the grpE gene encoding nucleotide exchange factor GrpE, whose amino-acid sequence is MNEVNEPVIAADEELQGAVEGEAMDAGSAAEAPTVTEAEYEQVKRERDQLLDRIARLQAEFENARRREAKERMEFRDYALGQAAEGLLPVLDNFDLALKSNGSPEQFRAGVDLIAKQLDEAVRGLGLTHVETVGTQFDPHVHEALGQVETAEFPDGAVVQEIRRGYKVKDRLLRPALVQVARNSQQREA
- a CDS encoding RsmE family RNA methyltransferase, which translates into the protein MTRRRWIADTWNDERTSAALTGDQAAHLARVLRAQPGQIFDVVAGGFLHRAEVTAVRDDQVTFALHEEREVDNALPIHLLIAVFKFDHLEWAIEKATELGVSRITPVLARRTEKHLAQASAKRVERWRRIAHEAAQQSRRSDVPRIDDAQPLAAALATVDAARRILLAETEEQNTLRNALATSDAEQAIALAIGPEGGWTADEMKKFSDEGWQHVTLGPRILRAETAAIAALAITGAHLT